One segment of Triticum aestivum cultivar Chinese Spring chromosome 2A, IWGSC CS RefSeq v2.1, whole genome shotgun sequence DNA contains the following:
- the LOC123189234 gene encoding serine/threonine-protein kinase SAPK7, whose product MERYELLKDIGAGNFGVARLMRNKETKELVAMKYIPRGLKIDENVAREIINHRSLRHPNIIRFKEVVVTPTHLAIVMEYAAGGELFDRICNAGRFSEDEARYFFQQLICGVSYCHFMQICHRDLKLENTLLDGSPAPRLKICDFGYSKSSLLHSKPKSTVGTPAYIAPEVLSRREYDGKTADVWSCGVTLYVMLVGGYPFEDPDDPKNFRKTIGRIMSIQYKIPEYVHVSQDCKQLLASIFVANPAKRITMREIRNHPWFLKNLPRELTEAAQAMYYKRDNSAPTYSVQSVEEIMKIVEEAQKPPPSTTPVAGFGWAEEDEQEDGKKPEEEAEEEDEEDEYEKQLNEVRASGEFHIS is encoded by the exons ATGGAGAGGTACGAGCTGCTCAAGGACATCGGCGCCGGCAACTTCGGCGTCGCCCGGCTGATGCGGAACAAGGAGACCAAGGAGCTCGTCGCCATGAAGTACATCCCACGGGGCCTCAAG ATTGACGAGAATGTGGCGAGGGAGATCATAAACCACCGGTCGCTGCGGCATCCCAACATAATCCGATTCAAGGAG GTGGTGGTCACGCCGACGCACCTGGCGATTGTGATGGAGTAcgcggccggcggcgagctcttcgaCCGGATCTGCAACGCCGGGAGGTTCAGCGAGGACGAG GCCAGGTACTTCTTCCAGCAGCTCATCTGCGGCGTGAGCTACTGCCACTTCATG CAAATTTGCCACCGGGACCTGAAGCTGGAGAACACTCTGCTCGACGGTAGCCCGGCGCCCCGCCTCAAGATCTGCGACTTCGGTTACTCAAAG TCGTCGTTGCTGCACTCGAAGCCCAAGTCGACGGTCGGCACGCCGGCGTACATCGCCCCGGAGGTGCTCTCCCGCCGGGAATACGACGGCAAG ACAGCAGATGTGTGGTCTTGTGGAGTGACCCTTTATGTGATGCTAGTCGGCGGTTACCCTTTTGAGGATCCTGATGACCCCAAGAACTTCAGAAAGACCATTGGG AGAATAATGTCAATCCAATACAAAATACCGGAGTACGTCCACGTATCCCAAGACTGCAAGCAACTCCTTGCCAGTATTTTTGTCGCAAACCCTGCAAAG AGAATAACAATGAGGGAGATCAGGAACCACCCCTGGTTCTTGAAGAACTTGCCAAGAGAGCTCACGGAAGCTGCCCAAGCAATGTACTACAAGAGAGACAACAGCGCCCCGACCTACTCGGTCCAGTCCGTGGAGGAGATCATGAAGATCGTGGAGGAGGCGCAGAAACCGCCTCCTTCCACCACTCCGGTGGCGGGTTTCGGGTGGGCGGAGGAGGACGAGCAGGAGGATGGCAAGAAGCCAGAGGAGGAagcggaggaggaagacgaggaagaTGAGTATGAGAAGCAGTTGAATGAGGTCCGTGCCAGCGGTGAGTTCCACATCAGCTAG